The following are encoded in a window of Haladaptatus sp. R4 genomic DNA:
- a CDS encoding plastocyanin/azurin family copper-binding protein, with product MKRRTFIAGLGTGAAGATGTVAAQDSGDSGSGSGANPRRGSGSKSDPYVVDMVTSGSSYYFDPVGLYVEKGSYVRWVIESGGHSTTSYSKNNPNSSSSLIPDGAKSWDSGVINQGHFDYQFTTEGTYDYYCIPHKTLGMVGRIVCGSPGGPAENTEIPDDVGSGIMPDGKTIVKKQSLSYPYVPTTGHGGPPALFWAGAGIFGAVSLYLFHIYDVKTGRYDEEHSEYPKTK from the coding sequence ATGAAACGAAGAACGTTCATCGCCGGTCTCGGTACCGGAGCGGCCGGGGCGACTGGAACCGTCGCTGCCCAGGATTCCGGCGATTCGGGGTCGGGAAGCGGTGCCAATCCGCGGCGAGGAAGCGGAAGCAAATCCGACCCGTACGTCGTGGATATGGTGACGAGTGGATCGAGCTACTACTTCGACCCCGTCGGATTGTACGTCGAGAAGGGCAGTTACGTCCGCTGGGTGATCGAGTCGGGAGGCCACTCGACGACGTCGTACTCCAAGAACAATCCCAACTCGTCGTCGTCACTGATTCCCGACGGAGCGAAGTCGTGGGACAGCGGCGTCATCAACCAAGGACATTTCGACTACCAATTCACCACCGAAGGGACGTACGACTACTACTGCATTCCTCACAAGACCCTCGGCATGGTTGGCCGCATCGTCTGCGGAAGCCCTGGCGGTCCGGCGGAGAACACGGAGATTCCGGACGACGTCGGTTCCGGCATCATGCCGGACGGAAAGACCATCGTGAAGAAACAGTCGCTCTCGTACCCGTACGTTCCGACCACCGGCCACGGTGGGCCGCCAGCGTTGTTCTGGGCGGGGGCAGGCATATTCGGAGCCGTGAGTCTGTACCTGTTCCACATCTACGACGTGAAAACGGGACGGTACGACGAGGAACACTCCGAATACCCGAAAACGAAGTAG
- a CDS encoding ABC transporter ATP-binding protein, translated as MTDDIEESFLRVTDLRKEFVQNDGVIDRLLGSTREVKAVRDVSFDIQQGETLGLVGESGSGKSTTARSLLRLIEPTAGTVTFDGTDITSLSERELKRFRKRMQIVFQDPASSLNRRKTVDQIIRQPMKIHGLYAGERTQQVRDLMEQVGLPPGYSNRYPHEFSGGQRQRIGIARALAVEPDFLVCDEPVSALDVSIQAQILNLLTDLQDEYDLTILFIAHDLSVIRHVCDRVAVMYLGEIVEVSDTESLFRSPQHPYTKSLIRAIPEPDPTLAREREALSGEVPSPIDPPSGCSFHPRCPMATPECQSRDPSLEQVSGAKTSHEVSCIHVDKFEEGSDTRVDDRSVDRYAPEAFDHESEATPIYEEEQR; from the coding sequence ATGACTGACGACATCGAGGAATCGTTCCTCAGAGTGACGGATCTTCGAAAGGAGTTCGTTCAGAACGACGGCGTCATCGACAGACTGCTTGGGTCGACCCGGGAGGTAAAAGCGGTACGCGACGTTTCGTTCGATATCCAACAGGGAGAGACGCTCGGTCTGGTCGGGGAGTCCGGTTCGGGGAAATCGACGACGGCACGGAGTCTACTCAGACTGATCGAACCGACCGCGGGCACCGTCACGTTCGACGGAACGGACATCACCTCCCTTTCCGAACGGGAGTTGAAGCGATTCCGAAAACGGATGCAGATCGTGTTCCAAGACCCCGCATCCAGCCTCAACCGTCGGAAGACGGTCGATCAGATCATCCGTCAACCGATGAAGATTCACGGGTTGTACGCCGGGGAACGAACCCAACAGGTTCGAGACCTGATGGAACAGGTGGGACTCCCACCGGGGTACTCCAACCGATACCCGCACGAGTTCTCCGGCGGGCAACGCCAACGGATTGGGATCGCACGGGCGCTGGCAGTCGAGCCGGATTTCCTCGTCTGTGACGAACCTGTCTCCGCACTAGACGTCTCGATTCAGGCACAGATTCTGAACCTACTCACTGATCTTCAGGACGAGTACGACCTCACGATCCTGTTCATCGCCCACGATCTATCCGTGATTCGTCACGTGTGCGACCGGGTCGCGGTGATGTATCTCGGCGAGATAGTGGAGGTCAGCGACACGGAGTCGCTGTTCAGGAGCCCACAACATCCGTACACGAAATCGCTCATCCGTGCGATTCCCGAGCCTGATCCGACGCTCGCCCGGGAACGGGAAGCGCTGTCGGGAGAGGTCCCGTCCCCGATAGACCCACCATCCGGATGCTCGTTTCACCCTCGTTGTCCCATGGCAACGCCCGAATGTCAATCACGAGACCCATCCCTCGAACAAGTGTCGGGAGCGAAGACATCACACGAGGTATCGTGCATCCACGTCGACAAGTTCGAAGAAGGGTCGGATACCCGAGTCGATGATCGGTCGGTGGATCGATACGCGCCGGAAGCGTTCGATCACGAGTCAGAAGCGACGCCGATATACGAGGAGGAACAGCGATGA
- a CDS encoding ABC transporter ATP-binding protein — MTAEAVLQVEDLVTRFYTEEGVVKAVDGNSITLHEGEILGIVGESGSGKSVSALSIMGLIDSPGRIESGTIRYRGEDLLEKTDEEMRRLRGDRISMVFQDPMSSLNPVYTVGSQIARVVREHRGVSKRDARERTIELMREVGIPEPEARVDNYPHEFSGGMLQRALLAMAISCDPDVLIADEPTTALDVTIEAQIFEVLDDLQEKYGMSIILITHDLGVVAGTCDRVAVAYAGRIVERATVDALFENPRHPYTRGLMRSIPHVRGGRSRLTPIEGQVPNLTALPSGCSFSPRCVHATEECRTYDPELRTVEPGREAACIHARGYGAHDVIASREEVADD; from the coding sequence ATGACGGCCGAGGCGGTTCTCCAAGTCGAAGACCTCGTGACGCGGTTCTACACGGAGGAGGGCGTGGTCAAAGCCGTCGATGGAAACTCGATCACGCTGCACGAGGGAGAGATACTCGGAATCGTGGGCGAGTCCGGGTCGGGAAAGAGCGTCAGCGCCCTGTCGATCATGGGCCTGATCGATTCCCCCGGACGAATCGAATCGGGGACGATTCGATACCGCGGTGAAGACCTGCTGGAGAAGACGGACGAGGAGATGAGACGACTCCGCGGTGACAGGATTTCGATGGTGTTCCAGGACCCGATGAGTTCGCTGAACCCCGTCTACACCGTTGGGAGTCAAATCGCACGGGTCGTCCGAGAGCACCGAGGCGTCTCGAAGCGGGATGCTCGGGAACGAACCATCGAACTGATGCGGGAAGTCGGTATTCCAGAACCCGAAGCGCGCGTGGACAACTATCCGCACGAGTTTTCGGGCGGGATGTTGCAGCGTGCGCTCCTGGCGATGGCTATCTCCTGTGACCCGGACGTGCTCATCGCCGACGAACCGACGACGGCGCTCGACGTGACCATCGAAGCACAAATCTTCGAGGTACTCGACGACCTGCAAGAGAAGTACGGGATGAGCATCATCCTCATCACGCACGACCTCGGCGTCGTCGCCGGTACCTGTGACCGCGTCGCGGTCGCATACGCGGGCCGTATCGTCGAACGAGCCACCGTCGATGCGCTGTTCGAGAACCCACGCCATCCCTACACCCGCGGATTGATGCGCTCGATCCCGCACGTTCGCGGCGGTCGAAGCCGACTGACGCCCATCGAGGGACAGGTTCCGAACCTCACGGCACTTCCGTCGGGGTGTTCGTTCTCCCCTCGCTGCGTCCACGCGACCGAGGAATGTCGGACGTACGACCCGGAGCTACGAACGGTGGAACCCGGACGGGAAGCCGCGTGCATCCATGCCCGGGGATACGGCGCACACGACGTAATCGCTTCGCGCGAGGAGGTGGCCGATGACTGA
- a CDS encoding ABC transporter permease, translating into MATEDATRSERIGPHRTQFQQFWHDFRRNRLSLVGGAIIGIAVVAAILAPVLAPHPPAAQYDAPGMSHNPLPPGSTVMIKNENGQVVGSTTVLLGTDNHGRDILSRILFGLRTLLTVSLGVVIFSMIVGVAAGGVAGYYRNSWLDEGIMRFMDILFSFPSLILAIAVVGVLGVGTTKFGSFVIPNILKIVIVIGIGYIPNFARVMRGAVLREMEENYINAAKSIGAGDIQILTQEVAINTIPVIIVQATLYMATAILASAGLSFLGLGLQPPTSSLGLMLSNARSYIYSGQWWFPVFPGIGIMLIILGFNLLGDGLRDALDPRYTEEGRE; encoded by the coding sequence ATGGCGACCGAAGACGCAACTCGGTCCGAGCGGATCGGACCACACCGAACGCAGTTTCAGCAGTTCTGGCACGATTTCCGGCGGAACCGACTCTCCTTGGTCGGTGGCGCGATCATCGGGATCGCCGTCGTCGCCGCGATTCTCGCACCGGTACTCGCGCCACATCCACCCGCGGCGCAGTACGACGCTCCGGGGATGTCACACAATCCACTCCCACCTGGCTCCACCGTCATGATAAAGAACGAGAACGGACAGGTCGTCGGATCGACTACCGTATTGCTCGGGACCGATAACCACGGGCGGGACATCCTGTCGCGCATACTGTTCGGGCTCCGAACGTTGCTCACGGTATCGCTCGGTGTCGTGATCTTCTCGATGATCGTCGGCGTGGCCGCGGGTGGGGTTGCCGGTTACTACCGCAACTCGTGGCTCGACGAGGGGATCATGCGATTCATGGATATCCTCTTTTCGTTCCCCAGTTTGATCCTCGCCATCGCTGTGGTGGGGGTGCTCGGCGTGGGAACGACGAAATTCGGTTCGTTCGTGATACCGAACATCCTGAAGATAGTGATCGTCATCGGCATCGGATACATCCCGAACTTCGCTCGGGTGATGCGCGGGGCGGTTCTCAGGGAGATGGAGGAGAACTACATCAACGCCGCGAAGTCCATCGGTGCAGGGGATATCCAAATCCTCACCCAGGAGGTCGCTATCAACACCATCCCGGTCATCATCGTTCAAGCGACGCTCTACATGGCGACCGCGATTCTCGCCAGTGCGGGACTCTCGTTCCTGGGGCTCGGGTTGCAGCCACCGACGTCCAGCCTCGGATTGATGCTTTCGAACGCCAGGAGCTACATTTACAGCGGTCAATGGTGGTTCCCGGTGTTCCCCGGAATCGGGATCATGCTGATCATCCTCGGGTTCAACCTGCTCGGCGACGGTCTACGTGATGCGCTCGATCCGCGGTACACCGAGGAGGGTCGAGAATGA
- a CDS encoding ABC transporter permease: MARYVLKRGLLAIPVLFGVSIVVFGMVHIAPGGPVRLLLGPLQDEALVAKIRQNLGLDQPMYVQYWLWITKVVQGNLGTSLTIQPGTPVTKLIADRLPLTIELAVFGQLLAVLIGIPAGIIGALRQNKPTDHVARIGALAGISIPDFWLGVVLIMVFGVFFQFKWATGGWVPLWQDPVSNLKHILLPTIALGTAHAAIIQRMTRSEMLETINQDYIRTARAMGIKKYEIIFKDATRNALIPVVTVIGTGFGGLMNGAVLTESVFSLPGVGRLLILAISRRDYRVIQALVLFIAIVFVFMNLAVDVLYAYLDPRIRQEGQN, from the coding sequence ATCGCCCGGTACGTTCTCAAGCGGGGACTGCTCGCCATTCCGGTATTATTCGGGGTGAGCATCGTGGTGTTCGGAATGGTTCACATCGCCCCCGGCGGTCCGGTTCGACTCCTGCTCGGCCCGTTACAGGACGAGGCGCTCGTCGCGAAGATACGACAGAACCTCGGCTTGGACCAGCCCATGTACGTCCAATACTGGTTGTGGATTACCAAGGTGGTGCAAGGGAATCTAGGCACGTCGTTGACGATACAGCCGGGAACGCCAGTGACGAAACTCATCGCCGACCGCCTCCCACTCACGATCGAGCTTGCGGTCTTCGGACAGCTTCTGGCCGTCCTCATCGGCATCCCGGCAGGGATCATCGGCGCGCTCCGTCAGAACAAACCGACGGACCACGTCGCACGAATCGGCGCGCTCGCCGGTATCTCCATTCCCGACTTCTGGCTCGGCGTCGTCCTCATCATGGTGTTCGGCGTCTTCTTCCAGTTCAAATGGGCGACCGGCGGGTGGGTCCCGCTATGGCAGGACCCCGTCTCGAACCTGAAGCACATCTTGCTACCGACCATCGCCCTCGGAACCGCTCACGCGGCGATCATCCAACGGATGACGCGTTCGGAAATGCTGGAGACGATCAACCAGGATTACATCCGGACCGCGAGAGCGATGGGAATCAAGAAATACGAGATCATATTCAAAGACGCCACGAGGAACGCGCTCATCCCCGTCGTCACCGTCATCGGTACCGGATTCGGCGGGTTGATGAACGGGGCCGTTTTGACCGAGTCCGTGTTCAGCTTACCGGGCGTCGGACGCCTCCTCATCCTCGCGATCAGCCGACGGGATTACCGGGTCATACAGGCGCTCGTCCTCTTCATCGCGATCGTCTTCGTGTTCATGAACCTCGCCGTCGACGTTCTGTATGCGTATCTCGACCCGAGAATCCGTCAGGAGGGGCAGAACTGA
- a CDS encoding ABC transporter substrate-binding protein has product MDRREFLGIAGALTGASLAGCTGNGSTNGDTNGNGNGGGGGTGSNATVRLNVGMPAEPWNFDPALWSDTSSSIIGRLIYDEVIELSTNTKLQPGLAKSVPKSKSGGKAFEYTLRDGLTFHNGDEVTVEDFKYSVDWILNPDNNSPVRRRIPFASGTKIVDDRTLRLELSKPFTTINWWLTRGLEGVVPKGSRGSTSKGKGPSGFSTNLTRDPSGAGTGPFEFVEWKSGSHVLLKKNDNYWMDGIPKVDEIKFLFISEDATRLSKLRSGNLDLTSAIPAKDYESMTNRPNLDGKTTAGNTTEVLYPNLMDTGNNPMANVHNRRAVLFGIDAQEILKEIFYGNGVVQKGLWYPDSDWTSPNLKKKKLYDPKKARAELEKAGNPDGFSLKLITTKGGHFKDEAVIIQNQLGNIGIDVEISVLEKSALFDQVYDTKDWQIALENWTNAVPVVTYWLRSGFADNNHNHVNWHHESPDLDDKYKPTGPAAPSDAKGDFSNGHEWFVKTLEKAQALDDQGKQKKIVWKLEEYLVENAIQIDIAYSNRYAVWNSDVTGFKMGKFTSDMRGASKK; this is encoded by the coding sequence ATGGATAGACGTGAGTTTCTCGGAATCGCCGGGGCTCTCACCGGAGCATCGCTCGCCGGGTGTACAGGAAACGGTTCTACAAACGGCGATACGAACGGGAACGGAAACGGCGGGGGCGGCGGAACAGGGTCGAACGCGACGGTTCGGCTCAACGTGGGAATGCCCGCTGAACCGTGGAACTTCGACCCGGCACTCTGGTCGGATACGTCCTCAAGTATCATCGGCCGATTGATCTACGACGAAGTGATCGAGCTATCGACGAACACGAAATTGCAACCCGGACTCGCGAAATCAGTCCCGAAATCCAAAAGCGGGGGAAAGGCGTTCGAGTACACGCTCCGGGATGGGCTTACGTTTCATAACGGCGACGAGGTCACCGTCGAGGACTTCAAATATTCCGTCGACTGGATTTTGAATCCCGACAACAACTCACCCGTTCGACGGCGTATCCCGTTCGCGAGTGGGACGAAAATCGTCGACGACCGGACGCTTCGTCTCGAACTCTCGAAGCCGTTCACGACGATCAATTGGTGGCTCACCCGCGGTCTCGAAGGAGTCGTTCCGAAGGGGTCGCGCGGGTCGACGTCGAAGGGAAAAGGTCCGTCCGGATTTTCGACGAACCTCACGCGGGACCCGTCCGGCGCCGGAACCGGCCCGTTCGAATTCGTGGAGTGGAAAAGCGGCTCTCACGTACTCCTGAAGAAGAACGATAACTACTGGATGGACGGCATCCCGAAGGTCGACGAGATCAAGTTCCTGTTCATTTCGGAGGATGCGACCCGCCTCTCGAAGCTTCGATCGGGGAACCTCGACCTGACGAGCGCGATACCGGCCAAGGACTACGAGTCGATGACGAATCGACCGAATCTCGACGGAAAGACGACCGCGGGTAACACGACCGAGGTCCTCTATCCGAACTTGATGGATACCGGAAACAATCCGATGGCGAACGTGCACAACCGGCGCGCGGTCCTCTTCGGAATCGATGCACAGGAGATACTGAAGGAGATCTTCTACGGCAACGGCGTGGTACAGAAAGGGCTGTGGTATCCGGACAGCGACTGGACGTCCCCCAATCTCAAGAAGAAGAAGCTGTACGACCCGAAGAAAGCCAGAGCAGAACTCGAGAAGGCGGGTAATCCCGACGGGTTTTCCCTCAAACTCATCACCACGAAGGGCGGCCACTTCAAGGACGAAGCCGTCATCATTCAGAACCAACTCGGCAATATTGGGATCGACGTCGAAATCAGCGTCCTCGAAAAGTCCGCGCTCTTCGATCAGGTGTACGACACGAAGGACTGGCAGATCGCGCTCGAAAACTGGACGAACGCGGTCCCCGTCGTCACGTATTGGCTCAGGTCCGGTTTCGCCGACAACAACCACAACCACGTCAACTGGCACCACGAAAGCCCGGACCTGGACGACAAGTACAAGCCGACGGGTCCGGCGGCACCGTCGGACGCGAAGGGGGACTTTTCGAACGGCCACGAGTGGTTCGTGAAGACGCTCGAAAAGGCACAAGCGTTGGACGACCAGGGGAAACAGAAGAAGATCGTCTGGAAACTCGAAGAGTATCTCGTCGAGAACGCCATTCAGATCGACATCGCGTACAGCAATCGGTATGCGGTGTGGAACTCCGACGTTACGGGCTTCAAGATGGGCAAATTCACCTCGGATATGAGGGGAGCCAGCAAGAAATGA
- a CDS encoding creatininase family protein gives MTVSLEYENYDLGGLTWEEAEESILAADFVVLPTGSIEQHSLHLPVSVDTLRAENLTRVLVERAPEHEFNMLRLPTLPYGYSEHHMTRAGTMTLMPDTYQTVIRELGSSIAEHGASRLLIVNCHGGNLSPLKLAADRLERDTGIEVYIVNWTSYARDLLNERFGEDWSHAGEHETSAVELFHPDLVRTERKEKQERKASYNARQYRWYTDLAVQGGRGDPRNSDPEFMETVVAETTDRILTALREDLQQPSGGDGRIASDE, from the coding sequence ATGACGGTTTCATTGGAATACGAGAACTACGACTTGGGGGGTCTCACGTGGGAGGAAGCCGAGGAATCGATTTTGGCGGCCGATTTCGTGGTCCTCCCTACCGGTAGTATCGAACAGCATTCGTTACACCTTCCCGTGTCGGTCGATACCCTCCGGGCGGAAAACCTCACGCGAGTTCTCGTGGAACGTGCACCGGAACACGAATTCAACATGCTTCGGCTTCCGACGCTTCCGTACGGGTACTCCGAACACCACATGACACGGGCAGGAACGATGACCCTGATGCCGGACACGTACCAGACCGTGATTCGGGAGCTCGGCTCATCGATCGCCGAACACGGGGCGAGTCGATTACTCATCGTCAACTGTCATGGCGGAAATCTGTCCCCGTTGAAACTCGCGGCCGACCGCCTCGAACGCGACACGGGAATCGAGGTGTACATCGTCAATTGGACGTCGTACGCACGGGACCTACTCAACGAGCGATTCGGGGAGGATTGGAGCCACGCAGGCGAGCACGAGACCAGTGCCGTCGAACTCTTCCATCCGGATCTCGTCAGGACGGAACGGAAGGAAAAACAGGAGCGGAAGGCCAGCTACAATGCACGCCAGTATCGGTGGTACACCGATTTGGCCGTCCAGGGCGGACGCGGTGACCCCCGAAACTCGGATCCGGAGTTCATGGAGACTGTCGTCGCTGAAACGACCGATCGAATCCTCACCGCGCTTCGGGAGGATCTCCAGCAACCGAGCGGCGGTGACGGCCGTATAGCGAGTGACGAGTGA
- a CDS encoding IclR family transcriptional regulator — translation MSQGTTKSLKSLQQAFEIIEHLKQTDGAGVTEVANELGLPKSTAHIYLSTLEDIGYVVNRNHRYYVGLRFLDVGETVRNQRQVYEVGYPEINDLARETGELVSLTVLENGKGVYLYRAKGENSIPVHNYPGSRVHLHCRSAGKAILAHLSSRHVEEIIEKHGLPARTEKTITDRSVLWNELERIRERKYATNEDELRQGLRCVAAPILDNGQVIGAVSVSGPRGRMTGQRFREDLPNLVQNTANIIGINLTYS, via the coding sequence ATGTCACAGGGAACGACGAAATCACTCAAATCGCTCCAACAAGCTTTCGAGATAATCGAACACCTCAAACAGACGGATGGTGCTGGCGTAACCGAGGTCGCAAACGAACTCGGTCTCCCGAAAAGTACCGCACACATTTACCTCAGTACCTTGGAGGACATCGGATACGTGGTGAATCGAAATCATCGGTACTACGTCGGACTTCGATTTCTCGACGTGGGGGAGACGGTTCGCAACCAACGGCAGGTCTACGAGGTCGGGTATCCCGAAATCAACGACCTAGCGAGGGAGACGGGTGAGCTAGTGAGTCTCACCGTCCTCGAAAATGGGAAAGGAGTGTACCTATACCGAGCGAAGGGGGAGAACTCGATTCCCGTTCACAACTACCCGGGAAGCAGGGTCCATCTGCACTGTCGCTCCGCGGGAAAGGCGATACTCGCCCATCTCTCGAGTCGCCACGTCGAGGAGATTATCGAGAAGCATGGACTGCCCGCACGAACCGAGAAAACGATCACCGACCGCTCCGTGTTGTGGAACGAACTGGAACGGATTCGTGAACGCAAGTACGCGACCAACGAGGATGAACTCCGACAAGGTCTCCGTTGTGTCGCTGCACCGATATTGGACAACGGCCAAGTCATCGGTGCCGTCAGCGTCTCGGGTCCCCGCGGTCGAATGACCGGTCAACGGTTCCGCGAGGACCTACCGAACTTGGTCCAGAATACGGCCAACATCATCGGAATCAACCTCACCTACTCCTAG
- a CDS encoding S66 peptidase family protein, whose protein sequence is MPDFITPQPVEPGDQVAVIAPASNAPESARFVYDLGLTRMREVFDLEPIEYPTATADPEWLADNPEARAEDIMSAFRDSDISAVIANIGGHDQLTVLPYLDGDVLRKHPTRFYGWSDNTNLALFLWNQGIVSYYGGSTLLEYAMDGEMFDYTTEYLRRALFEDSIGEWTEAELFTDEAGDWESPDSVETTREIEQSGGRIWRGGEETVSGRIWGGCYEVLVEQFLADRYVPNPDTLNGAVLALETSELIPDPAVMRANLRALGERGLLERFDGVLVGRAAARSHAEDNPEEWRAGYRERQRDAITDVLETYNPNAPAVFNCEFGHTYPTCPVPIGGEVEIEPSTRSIRLL, encoded by the coding sequence ATGCCTGATTTCATCACACCTCAGCCTGTCGAACCCGGCGATCAGGTCGCAGTTATCGCACCGGCGTCGAACGCCCCAGAGAGTGCTCGGTTCGTCTATGACCTCGGTCTCACACGAATGCGTGAAGTCTTCGATCTTGAACCAATCGAGTACCCGACCGCGACTGCCGACCCTGAGTGGCTTGCGGACAATCCAGAAGCGCGCGCTGAAGATATCATGAGTGCCTTCCGTGATTCTGATATCTCGGCTGTGATTGCTAATATCGGTGGCCATGACCAGCTCACGGTCCTCCCGTATCTCGACGGTGACGTGCTCCGCAAGCACCCAACGCGATTCTACGGCTGGTCAGACAACACGAATCTAGCGCTGTTCCTCTGGAATCAGGGTATTGTCTCGTACTACGGCGGGTCAACGCTGCTCGAATACGCAATGGACGGCGAGATGTTCGACTACACCACGGAGTACCTCCGGCGTGCGCTCTTCGAGGATTCCATCGGTGAGTGGACCGAAGCGGAACTATTCACCGACGAGGCCGGTGATTGGGAGAGCCCCGATTCAGTCGAAACCACGCGCGAGATCGAACAATCTGGTGGTCGAATCTGGCGTGGCGGCGAAGAAACTGTCTCGGGTCGAATTTGGGGTGGCTGCTATGAGGTCCTCGTCGAGCAGTTCCTCGCCGATCGCTATGTACCCAATCCTGACACATTGAACGGCGCTGTTCTTGCGCTCGAAACGAGCGAGCTGATTCCTGACCCAGCCGTCATGCGTGCGAACCTCCGAGCACTCGGCGAACGCGGTCTCCTTGAACGATTCGACGGTGTTCTCGTTGGGCGTGCCGCCGCACGCTCACATGCCGAGGACAACCCAGAGGAATGGCGAGCGGGATACCGAGAGCGCCAGCGCGACGCTATTACTGACGTTCTCGAGACGTACAACCCGAACGCACCTGCTGTCTTTAATTGCGAGTTTGGACATACGTACCCGACGTGCCCGGTTCCGATCGGCGGTGAGGTCGAAATAGAACCTTCAACCAGATCAATTCGACTTCTCTGA
- a CDS encoding ABC transporter ATP-binding protein encodes MSMISTTNLTKSYNNKTVVDDLSLTIERGEVYGFLGPNGAGKSTTIDMLMDYTRPTSGSATVFDLDVQTESETIHSRTGILPDRFGVYQRLTGREHVKYILDANDDHDDIDLIFDRVGLHSAADEYASDYSKGMQQRLGLAMAIAGKPDLLILDEPFSGLDPHGVRLVREIVADERDRGATVLFSSHVLDQVERVCDRVGLLDNGTLLFEGTPTELRRTVRTERRLSIDTPLPEKLYQRLEDLGSVTEIDEKETGVTITCQPEDQFRILELICEFDLSVSDFHIEKETIEDAFIMLADNTPEN; translated from the coding sequence ATGTCTATGATCAGTACTACTAATCTCACAAAATCATATAATAACAAAACAGTTGTTGACGATCTCTCACTCACCATCGAACGTGGAGAAGTGTATGGTTTCCTGGGACCGAACGGAGCAGGAAAATCGACCACCATCGATATGCTAATGGATTATACACGACCCACCAGTGGTAGTGCAACAGTCTTTGACCTCGATGTGCAGACAGAGTCTGAAACGATCCACTCACGAACTGGTATTCTCCCAGACCGATTTGGCGTGTATCAGCGGCTCACAGGACGCGAACACGTCAAATACATTCTCGACGCAAATGATGATCATGACGATATAGACCTCATCTTTGACCGAGTTGGACTCCACAGCGCAGCCGATGAGTATGCTAGTGACTACTCAAAAGGTATGCAACAGCGCCTCGGGCTCGCAATGGCTATCGCGGGGAAGCCAGATCTGCTCATTCTCGATGAACCATTCTCCGGTCTTGACCCGCATGGTGTTCGTCTTGTCCGAGAGATTGTCGCTGACGAGCGCGATCGCGGTGCGACTGTCTTGTTTTCATCTCACGTTCTCGATCAAGTTGAACGCGTCTGCGACCGAGTTGGATTACTCGACAATGGTACACTTCTTTTCGAAGGAACTCCCACAGAACTCCGGAGAACTGTTAGAACTGAACGACGGCTATCAATCGACACGCCACTCCCAGAGAAACTATATCAGCGTCTCGAAGATCTGGGATCAGTCACTGAAATTGACGAGAAAGAGACTGGAGTAACAATCACCTGCCAACCTGAAGACCAGTTCAGAATCCTTGAATTAATCTGTGAGTTCGATCTTTCTGTTTCTGACTTCCACATCGAAAAAGAGACTATTGAAGATGCTTTCATCATGCTGGCCGATAATACACCCGAGAATTAA